The following coding sequences lie in one Pseudomonas sp. B33.4 genomic window:
- a CDS encoding REP-associated tyrosine transposase, protein MRDLSASNRLRIGRYSEHNRIYLLTTNTAGRQPVFSDFALGRLVASQFHVAEEMGIASTLAWVVMPDHFHWLIELKRGSLGELMQRTKSLSTKAVNLSTGRQTSLWQSGFHDRALRREEDLVKLARYVVANPLRAGLVKKLGDYPLWDAIWV, encoded by the coding sequence ATGCGGGATCTATCTGCTTCAAATCGTTTGCGCATTGGTCGTTACTCCGAACACAACCGCATCTACCTGCTGACAACCAATACGGCGGGAAGGCAGCCTGTTTTCAGCGACTTTGCACTGGGTCGATTGGTCGCCAGCCAATTTCACGTCGCAGAGGAAATGGGCATTGCCAGTACGTTGGCCTGGGTAGTCATGCCAGATCATTTTCATTGGCTGATTGAATTGAAGCGCGGTTCGCTCGGCGAGTTGATGCAGCGTACAAAATCCCTCAGCACCAAAGCCGTGAATCTCTCGACGGGTCGCCAGACCAGCCTTTGGCAATCAGGATTTCATGATCGTGCATTGCGCAGAGAAGAAGATCTGGTGAAGCTGGCTCGGTATGTCGTGGCTAACCCGTTGCGGGCTGGTTTGGTTAAGAAGCTTGGCGACTATCCGCTGTGGGATGCGATTTGGGTTTGA
- the hyi gene encoding hydroxypyruvate isomerase produces the protein MPRFAANLSMLFTEQDFLARFDAAAKAGFSGVEYLFPYDFSSAEIKARLDANGLTQVLFNLPAGDWAKGERGIACLPDRVEEFRAGVDLAIAYAQVLGNTQINCLAGIRPQGVDDATVEKTFVANLKYAADKLQAAGIKLVMEAINTRDIPGFYLNNTAQALSIREQVGSANLFLQYDIYHMQIMEGDLARTLQSHLGEINHVQLADNPGRNEPGTGEINYRFLFEHLDRIGYQGWVGCEYKPLTTTEAGLGWLKTHNAI, from the coding sequence ATGCCGCGTTTCGCAGCCAACCTGTCCATGCTGTTCACCGAACAGGATTTCCTTGCCCGTTTCGACGCCGCCGCCAAGGCTGGTTTCAGCGGTGTCGAGTACCTGTTCCCGTACGATTTCAGCTCTGCCGAAATCAAGGCCAGGCTCGACGCCAACGGTCTGACCCAAGTGCTGTTCAACCTGCCGGCCGGTGACTGGGCCAAGGGCGAGCGCGGTATCGCGTGTCTGCCGGATCGGGTTGAAGAGTTCCGTGCCGGTGTCGATCTGGCCATCGCTTACGCACAAGTGCTGGGCAACACCCAGATCAACTGCCTGGCCGGTATCCGTCCGCAAGGCGTAGACGATGCCACCGTGGAAAAGACCTTCGTCGCCAACCTGAAATACGCCGCCGACAAGCTGCAGGCAGCGGGCATCAAACTGGTGATGGAAGCGATCAACACCCGCGACATCCCGGGCTTCTACCTGAACAACACGGCGCAAGCCCTGTCGATTCGCGAACAGGTCGGCAGCGCCAATCTGTTCCTGCAATACGACATCTATCACATGCAGATCATGGAAGGCGATCTGGCCCGCACCCTGCAATCGCACCTGGGCGAGATCAACCATGTGCAGCTCGCGGACAACCCAGGGCGCAACGAACCAGGCACCGGTGAGATCAACTACCGCTTCCTGTTCGAACACCTGGACCGCATCGGTTATCAGGGTTGGGTGGGTTGCGAATACAAGCCGCTGACCACCACTGAAGCAGGCCTCGGCTGGCTGAAAACCCACAACGCAATCTGA
- a CDS encoding VacJ family lipoprotein, which yields MAKYLLLIAALLCAGVAQADNSKANAPVVVDSDGFKEPLSKLKFNPGLDQREFERSTLNALNVYDPLESWNRRVYHFNYRFDQWVFLPVVDGYRYITPSFVRTGVSNFFNNLGDVPNLVNSLLQFKGQRSMETTARLLLNTTIGIAGLWDPATAMGLPRQSEDFGQTLGFYGVPGGAYFVLPIFGPSNIRDTAGLAVDYTAESAINFLNVSEVSSNHPEIWALRAVDKRYQTSFRYGQMNSPFEYEKVRYVYTEARKLQIAE from the coding sequence GTGGCTAAATATCTCCTGCTGATTGCAGCGCTTCTCTGCGCAGGCGTGGCCCAGGCCGACAACAGTAAAGCCAACGCGCCCGTCGTGGTCGACAGCGACGGCTTCAAAGAGCCGCTGTCCAAACTCAAGTTCAACCCGGGGCTGGATCAACGCGAGTTCGAGCGCTCGACGCTCAACGCGCTGAACGTCTACGACCCGCTGGAATCGTGGAACCGCCGGGTCTACCACTTCAACTACCGCTTCGACCAATGGGTGTTTCTGCCGGTGGTCGACGGCTACCGTTACATCACGCCAAGCTTCGTGCGTACGGGTGTGAGCAACTTCTTCAACAACCTCGGTGACGTGCCGAACCTGGTCAACAGCCTGCTGCAGTTCAAGGGCCAGCGCTCGATGGAAACCACCGCGCGGCTGCTGCTCAACACCACCATCGGCATTGCCGGATTGTGGGACCCAGCCACCGCCATGGGCCTGCCGCGTCAGAGCGAAGACTTCGGTCAGACGTTGGGCTTCTATGGTGTGCCGGGAGGAGCCTACTTCGTACTGCCGATCTTCGGCCCGTCGAACATCCGCGACACCGCAGGCCTGGCTGTGGATTACACCGCCGAATCGGCGATCAACTTCCTCAATGTCTCGGAAGTCAGCTCCAACCACCCGGAAATCTGGGCCTTGCGTGCGGTCGACAAGCGCTACCAGACCAGCTTCCGTTATGGCCAGATGAATTCGCCGTTCGAGTACGAGAAAGTGCGTTACGTGTACACCGAGGCGCGCAAGTTGCAGATCGCCGAGTAG
- a CDS encoding glycine betaine ABC transporter substrate-binding protein, with product MKMRRLLGAGAALVLAMSSTFASAEKQTLNIGYVDGWSDSVATTHVAAEVIKQKLGYDVKLQAVATGIMWQGVATGKLDAMLSAWLPVTHGEYWTKNKDLVVDYGPNFKDAKIGLIVPEYVKAKSIEDLKTDDTFKNRIVGIDAGSGVMLKTDQAIKDYGLDKYSLKASSGAGMIAELTRAEKKNESIAVTGWVPHWMFAKWKLRFLDDPKGVYGAAETVNSIGSKELATKAPEVAKFLKNFQWASKDEIGEVMLAIQDGAKPEAAAKDWVAKHPDRVADWTK from the coding sequence ATGAAGATGCGACGACTTTTAGGCGCAGGTGCCGCTCTGGTGCTTGCGATGAGTTCCACTTTCGCCAGCGCAGAAAAACAGACCCTGAACATCGGTTACGTTGATGGCTGGTCCGACAGCGTCGCGACCACCCACGTGGCCGCCGAAGTGATCAAACAGAAACTCGGCTACGACGTGAAACTGCAAGCCGTTGCCACCGGGATCATGTGGCAGGGTGTTGCCACCGGCAAGCTCGACGCCATGCTCTCGGCCTGGCTGCCCGTGACCCACGGCGAATACTGGACGAAGAACAAGGATCTGGTCGTCGATTACGGCCCGAACTTCAAGGATGCGAAAATCGGCCTGATCGTGCCCGAGTACGTCAAAGCCAAGTCGATCGAAGACCTGAAAACCGACGACACCTTCAAGAATCGTATCGTCGGCATCGACGCCGGTTCAGGCGTGATGCTCAAGACCGATCAGGCTATCAAGGATTATGGCCTCGACAAGTACTCGCTCAAGGCCAGTTCCGGCGCTGGCATGATCGCCGAACTGACCCGTGCCGAGAAGAAAAACGAATCCATCGCCGTCACCGGTTGGGTGCCGCACTGGATGTTCGCCAAGTGGAAACTGCGCTTCCTCGACGATCCGAAAGGCGTGTACGGCGCGGCTGAAACCGTGAACAGCATCGGCAGCAAAGAACTGGCGACCAAAGCGCCGGAAGTGGCCAAGTTCCTGAAGAACTTCCAGTGGGCGTCGAAAGACGAAATCGGCGAAGTCATGCTGGCGATACAGGACGGTGCCAAGCCTGAGGCGGCGGCCAAGGATTGGGTAGCCAAACACCCGGATCGCGTGGCTGACTGGACTAAATAA
- a CDS encoding DUF808 domain-containing protein, with product MAGSSLLVLVDDIATVLDDVALMSKMAAKKTAGVLGDDLALNAQQVSGVRAEREIPVVWAVAKGSFVNKLILVPSALAISAFVPWLVTPLLMVGGAYLCFEGFEKLAHKFLHSAAEDEAEHAELTEAVADPATDLVAYEKDKIKGAIRTDFILSAEIIAITLGTVADASLTQQVIVMSGIAIVMTVGVYGLVAGIVKLDDLGLWLTQKPGQFAKKIGSGILSAAPYMMKTLSVVGTAAMFLVGGGILTHGVPVVHHWIEGVGAAAGSAGFAVPMLLNGVAGIIAGAVVLAVVSVVSKIWKTVKN from the coding sequence ATGGCAGGAAGCAGTTTGCTGGTGCTGGTCGACGATATTGCCACCGTGCTGGACGACGTGGCGTTGATGAGCAAAATGGCCGCCAAGAAGACTGCCGGCGTGCTCGGCGACGACCTGGCGCTCAATGCCCAGCAGGTCTCCGGCGTGCGTGCCGAGCGGGAAATTCCTGTGGTCTGGGCCGTGGCCAAGGGCTCGTTCGTCAACAAACTGATTCTGGTGCCATCGGCGCTGGCTATCAGTGCGTTCGTGCCGTGGCTGGTGACGCCGTTATTGATGGTCGGTGGTGCGTACCTGTGTTTCGAGGGCTTCGAGAAGCTCGCGCACAAGTTTTTGCACAGCGCGGCTGAGGATGAGGCTGAGCATGCGGAGTTGACTGAGGCGGTAGCCGATCCGGCGACCGATCTGGTGGCGTATGAGAAAGACAAGATCAAGGGCGCGATTCGCACTGACTTCATCCTGTCGGCAGAAATTATCGCCATCACCTTGGGCACTGTGGCGGATGCCTCGCTTACCCAGCAAGTGATTGTGATGTCCGGCATCGCCATCGTCATGACCGTCGGTGTTTACGGTCTGGTGGCCGGTATCGTCAAACTCGACGACCTCGGGTTGTGGCTCACCCAGAAACCAGGGCAGTTTGCGAAAAAAATCGGCAGCGGCATCCTGAGCGCGGCACCGTACATGATGAAAACCCTGTCGGTGGTCGGTACGGCGGCGATGTTTTTGGTCGGCGGCGGCATCCTCACCCACGGCGTACCGGTAGTGCATCACTGGATTGAAGGTGTTGGCGCAGCGGCCGGGAGTGCCGGGTTTGCCGTGCCAATGTTGCTCAACGGTGTCGCGGGGATCATCGCTGGTGCGGTGGTATTGGCGGTGGTTTCCGTCGTCAGCAAGATCTGGAAAACCGTGAAAAACTGA
- a CDS encoding beta (1-6) glucans synthase produces MQVTCLALQPLGLTMSATSRFPFLPYLFACLLGLFALGGFWYGLGQPVILPDAATPTHKLQCASYTPFDKDQSPFDVPFKLRPERMDADLALLATRFECIRTYSMTGLEALPDLARKHGLKLMIGAWVNSNPVDTEKEVDLLIKSANANPDVVSAVIVGNEALLRKEVTGAQLAKLINKVKSQIKQPVTYADVWEFWLKHPEVAPAVDFLTIHLLPYWEDDPSNIDVALQHVADVRQVFGNKFAPKDVMIGETGWPSEGRQRETALPSRVNEAKFIRGFVAMAEKEGWHYNLIEAFDQPWKRGSEGAVGGYWGLFDADRQDKGVLAGPVTNVPYWKEWLAVGGLIFLGTLILGGRVRTTRSALVLPLLGALAACSTGAWGDLARVTTRFASEWLWVGLLTALNLLVLAHAALTLSARTGWRERAFNVLERRAGWLVAAAGFAAAVMMLEMVFDPRYRSFASMAFVLPALVYLCRPVSVPRREIALLTFIVGAGIAPQLYQEGLQNQQAWGWALASLLMVAALWRCLRVHKI; encoded by the coding sequence ATGCAGGTAACATGCCTCGCTTTGCAGCCACTCGGCCTGACCATGTCCGCGACTTCCCGCTTCCCCTTTCTGCCTTATCTCTTCGCCTGCCTGCTCGGGCTGTTTGCCCTCGGCGGCTTCTGGTACGGCCTCGGTCAACCGGTAATCCTGCCGGATGCCGCGACCCCGACGCATAAATTGCAATGCGCCTCCTACACCCCGTTCGATAAAGACCAATCGCCATTCGACGTGCCGTTCAAGCTGCGCCCGGAACGCATGGACGCTGACCTCGCGTTACTGGCGACACGCTTTGAATGCATTCGTACCTATTCGATGACGGGCCTTGAGGCGCTGCCCGATCTGGCGCGCAAACACGGCTTGAAATTGATGATCGGCGCGTGGGTCAACAGCAACCCGGTGGACACCGAGAAAGAAGTCGACCTGCTGATCAAATCGGCCAATGCCAACCCGGACGTGGTCAGTGCAGTGATCGTCGGTAACGAAGCCTTGCTGCGCAAGGAAGTCACCGGTGCGCAACTGGCGAAGCTGATCAACAAGGTCAAAAGCCAGATCAAGCAACCGGTCACCTACGCCGATGTCTGGGAGTTCTGGCTCAAGCATCCGGAAGTCGCGCCGGCAGTGGATTTCCTGACCATCCATTTGCTGCCGTACTGGGAAGATGATCCATCGAACATCGATGTCGCCCTGCAACACGTCGCAGATGTGCGCCAAGTGTTCGGCAATAAATTTGCGCCGAAAGACGTGATGATCGGCGAAACCGGCTGGCCGAGCGAAGGCCGCCAGCGCGAGACCGCCCTGCCGAGCCGGGTCAACGAGGCCAAATTCATTCGTGGCTTTGTCGCGATGGCCGAGAAGGAAGGCTGGCATTACAACCTGATCGAAGCGTTTGACCAGCCGTGGAAGCGCGGCAGTGAAGGCGCGGTCGGCGGTTACTGGGGGTTGTTTGATGCCGATCGCCAGGACAAGGGCGTGCTCGCCGGGCCGGTGACCAACGTGCCGTACTGGAAGGAATGGCTGGCGGTCGGTGGTTTGATTTTTCTTGGCACGCTGATCCTTGGCGGTCGCGTTCGCACTACGCGCTCGGCGCTGGTGTTGCCACTTCTGGGCGCCCTCGCCGCCTGCTCGACTGGCGCCTGGGGTGATCTGGCGCGAGTGACCACGCGGTTTGCCAGTGAGTGGCTGTGGGTCGGCTTGCTGACGGCGCTGAATCTTTTGGTGTTGGCGCACGCTGCATTGACGCTGAGTGCGCGCACGGGCTGGCGCGAACGTGCGTTCAATGTGCTTGAGCGTCGCGCTGGCTGGCTGGTCGCGGCGGCAGGTTTTGCGGCGGCGGTGATGATGCTCGAGATGGTCTTCGATCCGCGTTATCGCAGCTTTGCGAGCATGGCGTTTGTGCTGCCGGCACTGGTGTATCTGTGCCGCCCGGTCAGCGTGCCACGTCGCGAGATTGCTCTGCTGACGTTTATTGTCGGTGCAGGGATTGCGCCGCAGTTGTATCAGGAAGGTTTGCAGAATCAGCAGGCGTGGGGTTGGGCGTTGGCGAGTTTGTTGATGGTTGCTGCACTGTGGCGCTGCCTGCGCGTTCACAAGATTTAA
- a CDS encoding TetR/AcrR family transcriptional regulator produces the protein MSTIRERNKELILRAASEEFADKGFAATKTSDIAAKAGLPKPNVYYYFKSKENLYREVLESIIVPILQASTPFNPDGVPSEVLSGYIRSKIRISRDLPFASKVFASEIMHGAPHLSADLVEQLNGQAKHNIDCIQSWIDRGQIAPIDPNHLMFSIWAATQTYADFDWQISAVTGKDKLDEADYEAAAQTIIRLVLKGCEPD, from the coding sequence ATGAGCACAATCCGCGAGCGCAACAAAGAACTGATCCTGCGTGCCGCCAGTGAGGAGTTTGCCGACAAGGGCTTCGCTGCGACCAAAACCAGCGACATCGCCGCCAAGGCGGGATTGCCCAAGCCCAACGTCTACTACTACTTCAAGTCCAAGGAAAACCTTTACCGCGAGGTATTGGAAAGCATCATCGTGCCGATTTTGCAGGCTTCGACCCCGTTCAATCCGGACGGCGTACCGAGCGAAGTGCTGAGCGGCTATATCCGCTCGAAGATCCGCATCTCCCGCGACCTGCCCTTCGCCTCGAAAGTATTTGCCAGCGAAATCATGCACGGCGCCCCACACCTGAGCGCCGACCTGGTCGAGCAGCTCAACGGTCAGGCCAAGCACAACATCGACTGCATCCAGAGCTGGATCGATCGCGGCCAGATCGCCCCGATCGACCCCAACCACCTGATGTTCAGCATCTGGGCCGCGACCCAGACCTACGCCGACTTCGACTGGCAGATTTCTGCGGTCACGGGTAAGGACAAGCTGGACGAGGCAGATTATGAAGCGGCGGCGCAGACGATTATCCGGTTGGTGTTGAAGGGGTGTGAGCCGGACTGA
- a CDS encoding 2-hydroxy-3-oxopropionate reductase, producing the protein MAKIGFIGTGIMGHPMASNLQKAGHSLFLSAHHDAAPADLVAAGAVALANPREVAQEAEFIIVMVPDTPQVDDVLFRADGVAAGLSKGKIVIDMSSISPTATKAFAAKINEKGAQYLDAPVSGGEVGAKAATLSIMIGGDADAFERALPLFQAMGKNITLVGGNGDGQTAKVANQIIVALNIQAVAEALLFASKNGADPAKVREALMGGFASSKILEVHGERMIKGTFDPGFRISLHQKDLNLALQGAKELNINLPNTANAQQVFSTCAAIGGSNWDHSALIKGLEHMANFSIRDNK; encoded by the coding sequence ATGGCTAAAATCGGATTTATCGGCACCGGCATCATGGGCCACCCAATGGCTTCGAACCTGCAGAAAGCCGGTCACAGCCTGTTCCTGTCGGCGCACCACGACGCCGCCCCTGCCGACCTGGTCGCCGCTGGCGCCGTCGCCCTGGCCAACCCGCGCGAAGTCGCGCAGGAAGCTGAATTCATCATCGTCATGGTCCCGGATACCCCACAGGTCGACGACGTACTGTTCCGCGCCGACGGCGTTGCCGCTGGCCTGAGCAAAGGCAAAATCGTCATCGACATGAGCTCGATCTCGCCGACCGCCACCAAGGCCTTCGCTGCGAAGATCAATGAGAAAGGCGCGCAATACCTCGACGCACCGGTTTCCGGCGGTGAAGTCGGCGCCAAAGCCGCGACCCTGAGCATCATGATCGGTGGCGACGCCGATGCTTTCGAACGTGCCCTGCCGCTGTTCCAGGCCATGGGCAAGAACATCACCCTGGTCGGTGGCAATGGCGACGGTCAAACCGCCAAAGTCGCCAACCAGATCATCGTTGCCCTGAACATTCAGGCCGTCGCTGAAGCCCTGCTGTTCGCTTCGAAAAACGGTGCTGATCCGGCCAAGGTGCGTGAAGCACTGATGGGCGGTTTCGCCTCCTCGAAGATTCTTGAAGTGCACGGCGAGCGCATGATCAAAGGCACTTTCGACCCAGGCTTCCGCATCAGCCTGCACCAGAAGGATCTGAACCTGGCCCTGCAAGGCGCCAAGGAGCTGAACATCAACCTGCCGAACACCGCCAACGCCCAGCAAGTGTTCAGCACCTGCGCCGCGATCGGTGGCAGCAACTGGGATCACTCGGCGCTGATCAAAGGTCTGGAACACATGGCCAACTTCTCGATTCGCGACAACAAATAA
- a CDS encoding serine/threonine protein kinase yields the protein MLRSLRFAALFSGLILSASALAVDIDAASYGYPLTNPFEATIATTPPDLRPELPLDDDINQTDRSLTLRPEREFILPDNFWAVKKLTYRIATQDKPAPLIFLIAGTGARYDSTLNEYLKKLYYKAGYHVVQLSSPTSFDFISAASRFATPGVTKEDAEDMYRVMQAVRAQNPKLPVTEYYLTGYSLGALDAAFVAHLDETRRSFNFKKVLLLNPPVNLYTSVTNLDKLVQTEVKGINSSTTFYELVLGKLTRYFQQKGYIDLNDALLYDFQQSKQHLTNEQMAMLIGTSFRFSAADIAFTSDLINRRGLITPPKFPITEGTSLTPFLKRALQCDFDCYLTDQVIPMWRARTDGGSLLQLIDQVSLYALKDYLHDSPKIAVMHNADDVILGPGDLGFLRKTFGDRLTVYPLGGHCGNLNYRVNSDAMLEFFRG from the coding sequence ATGCTCCGTTCCTTGCGCTTCGCCGCGCTGTTCAGCGGCCTTATTTTGAGTGCGTCCGCACTGGCGGTGGATATCGATGCCGCCAGTTATGGCTACCCGCTGACCAACCCGTTCGAGGCGACCATTGCCACGACCCCGCCCGATTTACGCCCGGAACTGCCGCTGGACGATGACATCAATCAGACGGACCGCAGCCTGACGTTGCGCCCGGAGCGCGAGTTCATCCTGCCAGACAACTTCTGGGCAGTGAAAAAGCTCACCTACCGCATCGCCACCCAGGACAAGCCGGCTCCGCTGATTTTCCTGATCGCCGGCACCGGCGCACGCTATGACAGCACGCTCAACGAATACCTGAAAAAGCTCTATTACAAAGCCGGTTACCACGTCGTGCAGTTGTCGTCGCCGACCAGTTTCGACTTCATCAGCGCCGCCTCCCGCTTCGCGACCCCGGGCGTGACCAAGGAAGACGCCGAAGACATGTACCGGGTGATGCAGGCCGTGCGGGCGCAGAATCCGAAGCTGCCGGTCACCGAGTATTATCTGACCGGCTACAGCCTCGGCGCCCTTGATGCTGCGTTCGTCGCGCATTTGGACGAGACGCGCCGCAGCTTCAACTTCAAGAAAGTCCTGCTGCTCAACCCGCCAGTCAACCTTTACACCTCGGTCACCAACCTCGACAAACTGGTGCAGACCGAAGTCAAAGGCATCAACAGCAGCACCACGTTCTATGAACTGGTGCTGGGCAAGCTGACCCGCTACTTCCAGCAGAAAGGCTACATTGACCTCAACGATGCGTTGCTCTACGACTTCCAGCAGTCCAAGCAACACCTGACCAATGAACAGATGGCGATGCTGATCGGCACCTCGTTCCGCTTCTCGGCGGCCGACATCGCGTTCACCTCGGACCTGATCAACCGTCGGGGCCTGATCACCCCGCCGAAATTCCCGATCACCGAAGGCACCAGCCTCACGCCGTTCCTCAAGCGTGCGCTGCAGTGCGACTTCGACTGCTACCTGACCGATCAGGTGATCCCGATGTGGCGCGCGCGCACCGACGGCGGCAGCCTGCTGCAACTGATCGATCAGGTCAGCCTGTATGCACTCAAGGATTACCTGCACGACAGCCCGAAAATCGCCGTGATGCACAACGCCGACGACGTGATCCTCGGCCCGGGCGACCTCGGTTTCCTGCGCAAGACCTTCGGTGATCGCCTGACCGTTTATCCACTGGGCGGCCACTGCGGCAACCTTAACTACCGCGTCAACAGCGACGCCATGCTGGAGTTCTTCCGTGGCTAA
- a CDS encoding heme-binding protein has protein sequence MSALTLKVAVNLVNEAINAGRGINAAPLTIAVLDTGGHLIALQREDGASLLRPNIAIGKAWGAIALGKGSRLLALDAQQRPAFIAALNSMGQGSVVPAPGGVLIRDQAGNVLGAIGISGDLSDIDEQVAIKAVEALELRADAGVAA, from the coding sequence ATGAGCGCTTTAACCTTGAAAGTCGCAGTCAACCTGGTCAACGAGGCCATCAACGCAGGGCGCGGCATCAACGCCGCGCCGCTGACCATCGCGGTACTCGATACCGGCGGCCACCTGATCGCGCTGCAACGCGAAGACGGCGCCAGCCTGCTGCGCCCGAACATCGCCATCGGCAAAGCCTGGGGCGCCATCGCGCTGGGCAAAGGCTCACGCCTGCTGGCACTCGACGCCCAACAACGCCCAGCCTTTATTGCCGCGCTGAACAGCATGGGCCAGGGCAGCGTCGTGCCGGCACCGGGTGGTGTGTTGATTCGGGATCAGGCGGGGAATGTGCTGGGCGCGATCGGGATCAGCGGCGATCTGTCGGATATCGATGAGCAAGTGGCGATTAAAGCGGTGGAGGCGTTGGAGTTGCGGGCGGATGCGGGGGTGGCGGCTTGA
- the gcl gene encoding glyoxylate carboligase produces the protein MSKMRAIEAAVLVMRREGVDTAFGIPGAAINPLYSALQKVGGIDHVLARHVEGASHMAEGYTRTKAGNIGVCIGTSGPAGTDMVTGLYSASADSIPILCITGQAPRARMHKEDFQAVDITSIVKPVTKWATTVLEPGQVPYAFQKAFFEMRSGRPGPVLIDLPFDVQMAEIEFDIDAYQPLPLAKPTATRVQVEKALALLDQAERPLLVAGGGIINADASDLLVEFAELTGIPVIPTLMGWGTIPDDHPLMVGMVGLQTSHRYGNATMLKSDVVLGIGNRWANRHTGSVDVYTEGRKFIHVDIEGTQIGRVFTPDLGIVSDAAAALTVFIEVAREWQAAGKLKNRSAWLQDCQQRKASLHRKTHFDNVPVKPQRVYEEMNQVFGKDTCYVSTIGLSQIAGAQFLHVYKPRHWINCGQAGPLGWTIPAALGVVKADPNRKVVALSGDYDFQFMIEELAVGAQFKLPYIHVVVNNSYLGLIRQAQRGFEMDYCVQLSFDNLNAPELNGYGVDHVAVAEGLGCKALRVFEPSEIAPALRKAEQMIEEFKVPVIVEIILERVTNISMGTEINAVNEFEDLALVGNDAPTAISLLD, from the coding sequence ATGAGCAAAATGAGAGCAATCGAAGCCGCCGTTCTGGTGATGCGCCGTGAAGGGGTTGATACCGCTTTTGGCATCCCGGGCGCTGCCATCAACCCGCTGTACTCCGCCTTGCAGAAAGTCGGTGGCATCGATCACGTCCTTGCTCGCCACGTGGAAGGCGCCTCGCACATGGCCGAGGGCTACACCCGCACCAAGGCCGGCAACATCGGCGTGTGCATCGGTACTTCCGGCCCTGCCGGCACCGACATGGTCACCGGGCTCTACAGCGCTTCGGCCGACTCGATTCCAATCCTCTGCATTACCGGCCAGGCACCCCGCGCCCGTATGCACAAGGAAGACTTCCAGGCTGTCGACATCACCAGCATCGTCAAGCCAGTGACCAAGTGGGCGACCACTGTTCTGGAGCCGGGCCAAGTGCCTTACGCGTTCCAGAAAGCGTTCTTTGAAATGCGCTCCGGCCGTCCAGGCCCCGTGCTGATCGATCTGCCGTTCGACGTGCAGATGGCCGAGATCGAATTCGACATCGACGCTTACCAGCCGCTGCCATTGGCCAAACCGACCGCTACCCGCGTGCAGGTCGAAAAGGCTCTGGCTTTGCTGGATCAGGCTGAACGTCCATTGCTGGTGGCCGGCGGCGGCATCATCAACGCCGACGCCAGCGATCTGCTGGTTGAATTCGCTGAACTGACCGGCATCCCGGTGATCCCGACCCTGATGGGCTGGGGCACCATCCCTGACGATCACCCATTGATGGTCGGCATGGTTGGTCTGCAGACTTCGCACCGTTACGGCAACGCGACCATGCTGAAATCCGACGTGGTATTGGGGATCGGCAACCGCTGGGCCAACCGTCACACCGGTTCGGTTGACGTTTACACCGAAGGTCGCAAGTTCATTCACGTCGACATCGAAGGCACGCAGATCGGTCGTGTGTTCACGCCGGATCTGGGCATCGTTTCCGACGCCGCTGCAGCACTGACCGTGTTCATCGAAGTGGCCCGTGAATGGCAAGCCGCCGGCAAGCTGAAAAACCGCAGTGCCTGGCTGCAAGACTGCCAGCAGCGCAAAGCCAGCCTGCATCGCAAAACCCACTTCGATAACGTGCCGGTCAAACCACAGCGCGTTTACGAAGAAATGAACCAGGTGTTCGGCAAGGACACCTGCTACGTCAGCACCATTGGTCTGTCGCAGATTGCCGGCGCGCAGTTCCTGCACGTCTACAAGCCGCGTCACTGGATCAACTGTGGCCAGGCAGGCCCGTTGGGCTGGACCATTCCGGCAGCGCTGGGCGTGGTGAAGGCCGATCCGAACCGTAAAGTCGTGGCCCTGTCGGGGGACTATGACTTCCAGTTCATGATCGAAGAACTGGCGGTCGGCGCTCAGTTCAAACTGCCGTACATCCACGTCGTGGTGAACAACTCGTACCTGGGTCTGATCCGTCAGGCACAGCGCGGGTTCGAAATGGACTACTGCGTGCAGCTGTCCTTCGATAACCTGAACGCGCCGGAACTCAACGGTTACGGTGTTGACCACGTCGCAGTGGCTGAAGGCCTCGGCTGTAAGGCACTGCGTGTGTTCGAACCCTCGGAAATCGCCCCTGCCCTGCGCAAGGCCGAACAGATGATCGAAGAGTTCAAGGTGCCGGTGATCGTCGAGATCATTCTGGAGCGTGTAACCAACATCTCCATGGGTACCGAGATCAACGCCGTAAACGAATTCGAAGACCTGGCGCTGGTCGGCAACGATGCGCCAACGGCGATTTCGCTGCTTGATTGA